gaaagagatattacataacatacctgtaaaTCTTCAAAGAGATCTTCATAAAAACTCTGGCTCGTAATCCAAAAGCAGGAGTAaaatttgagaagatgaagaaagagagGAGGAGAGCGGAAAAAAATTTGCCTCTGCAACAAGATGAAAAAAATTGTGATTTTTTTTAAGAAACATATATGTATTATCAGGGAATGGGTAGTTTGGGTATTTTTAAAAATGAATTATGACATCCCGCACGTGTACTGGACCAGGggataaaaaatttggtccaatttcctctttttctttttattatggacctctggttactgggctttagtgggtggacctgctactaactaagactaccataataatacctattggtaattcctactttttCAAACCTTGCTTTCCGGACAATTAGCGGTGGTGCAAATGTTTTCGCCGTTAACATTATCGGGACtgaagtttttttattttattttgaaaccaACTGCGAAAGGTTTTACATCGGAAATACGTAATAGGGGTAACTTGCCGAGTTCTGATCCTATCCTTCCCGATCCATAAAATCGTGCTGAGTAGTCGACTGTATTTGTTGTCGTGACAGTAGGATCTCTTTCTTTCGATTTATATTTTCGTCCTCACTCCTCTCCCCTTCCTCTTCCCGCCACTACGATCTCTCTTCCCTCTCAATTTAACCTAACCCTAGTTTCAAATCTCGATTCCAGATCTGCTAAAACTCCATGGAAGTATTCAACCTTGCTCTCTTCCCCTAACTCTAATTATTCAAAACCCTAACGAAccctcactgaaaccctagttaaAGATGCCATCACTAAGTTATCACGGAAAGATTGTTAGATTGGAGTTAGAAAACTTCAAATCATATAAAGGATTGCAAGTAATTGGTCCTTTTTATGATTTTACAGCAATAATAGGTCCAAATGGAGCAGGGAAATCGAATCTAATGGATGCTATTAGTTTTGTACTTGGTGTGAAATCTGCTCACTTACGTGGTGCTCAATTGAAAGATCTGATTTATGCATTTGACGATAAAGAAAAAGAACAGAAGAATAGAAAAGCTTTTGTAAAACTCGTCTATCAATTGAGTAGCGGAGTTGAACTTCAATTTAGAAGAACTATTACTAGTGCTGGTGGTGCTGAATATAGACTTGATGAGAAAGTTGTTACTTGGGATGAGTATAATAATAAGTTAAAATCTCTTGGGATTTTAGTTAAAGCAAGAAATTTCCTTGTTTTTCAGGTATAATCTCCAAATCATactgttatttttttctttctcttttattgTTTCGGGTGAATGATAACTTCCGGCGGATTGTAATTACTGTATTGTAATAGTGGGTCGTGTAGCCTTtcttgcaattgttttgtttcacTATGATGTATAATCCTAACTTGGTATATGGTGTGAGATCCACTATATAATTGCACCGGCCTTAGTGAAACTATAGCGGGTCTTCAGCCTGTTTTTTGTAATTGAAGCAGACTACTGATGCAACATAGATGtgggtaatttcgtgtgtgtattgCTGCGGCAAATTAGATGGGTTTTGGATGTGACTAGGACCATTAGGTTTATATTAACTTTTCGGGGCAAGTTAAGAAGCTACATTTTGTTGAAGGTTGAAGTCGAAACAGAATCTGATAACTCGGGGACTTTTGGCTGATCTTGTATATCtgaatttatatttatattttgaccATTGTACGATGCAATTCTGATAATGTATATTTTTGGTGATATCTTTTGAATTTTTCATAAGCAATTAATTTGTTCTAACTTGACCAACTTTGTATTTTGTAGGGCGATGTGGAGTCAATTGCATCAAAGAATCCAAAAGAATTAACAGGGCTTTTGGAGCATATCTCTGGTTCGGATGAGCTTAAGAAAGAGTATGAGGCTCTGGAGGAACAAAAGGGCAGAGCTGAAGAAAAGTCAGCACTTGTCTATAATAAGAAACGGACAGTTGTTATGGAAAGGAAGCAGAAAAAGGAACAGAAAGAAGAGGCTGAAAAACATAACCGCCTACAAGATCAACTGGTATTCATTCCTAATATTATTACTAAACCTTGTTTTATCTTTGTATTGTTGCGATTCTTATACTTCCATAGGTGCACTTTGTTGAGTTCAGTTAGAATATTCTGGCTGCAATATTTTTTTATGCTGTACCTTTTGCAATTATTTCGGTAATATAGCTTAAATTATTTTTATCGTGTGCTTAGTCATGTGAACATGCTCTTTTGTGAACTTCGAAACATTGATGAATAGCGAGTTTTCATCTTTATGATCATTGAATTTGTTGGTGCCTTATGTCTGCAGAAAGCTTTGAAGAAGGATCACTTTTTATGGCAATTACTTAATATTGAAAGGGATACAGTGAAGACAAAAGCCGAActcgaagaagaaaagaagagccTCGAAGAAATTATGATGAACCAAGAGAAGTATGAACTTGAGGAAACAGAAAAGCGGAAAGAACAATCTGGACACTCAAAGGCGATTACGCTATGTGAAAGAAAGATTGCCGAAAAAAAAGTTAAACTTGATAAGATGGTGAGTTCCCTTGAGAAGCATGACATCCTTGATATTCAACTTGTTTTCCTGCAATAGTGTTTAGGTAGTTGTATACATATATTTGTTGTTTACCAAGTATCATTTTTCTCTTCGATTTTGTGCATTTTATTGTTTATAGGCCATGAAAAGCATGATGAGTGAAAGACTAGTATAGAGAAGCACTTGCCAACAGAAGCTTTCTGTACTGATTAGTTTTTGTTCGTTGTCACATTTGTCCTAATTACCTGGTGTGGGCATTTTCCGCCACCATCAGTTGTTTTTTGTCTCCGTAGTATAAAAACAAAGTTCTTCTAGGTATTCTTTAAAAGATATAATATAATACACCATCCAAACTTATTGTTTAAAATTCTATGACAATTTTGTGCAGTTGCAATGCAGCGATTTCTTAGTTACCTGTATTTCTGCTGCATACTAATTGACGAATTACCAGTATCCAGTCTTAGTGTTTGTTAATCTCAAAATAGCTTGTCTAGTTATAGTTTCTGTAAGTGGAGCAATCATTTTTCTGCTGATAATAGCTAGTTCTAACTTGGTTCATTCCTATGTATTCCTCACTGGAAGtaattttcaacattttcattccAATGTCCTGTTCCCAGCAACCCGAGCTTCTGAAGTCAAAGGAGGAATTATCTCGAATtagttcaaaaataaaaagtaGGAAGAAGGAactagagaaaaagaaagaagaacggAGAAAGCATGGAGAAGAAATCAAAAGGCTAGAAAGCGACTTCCACCAGATTTCAAAAAAACTAGACGACCTACATGAAAAGAGTCAACATGGGTCTGGGAAACTTCAGCTGGAGGATAACAAAGTTCTGGAGTATCACAGGATGTAAGTTGGTGTTTTATAAATTTTGTGCAAAGTTGGCAATTGCTTATTTCTTGCAGTCCCATTCATTTGTCCAGATCTATATTTTATATTCTTAGACATGTATGCACGATACTGCTGTGCTTTATTACGCTGGGATAGACCAACCTTTTGGTTAGGTTGTATGAGTGGAACTCAATGACCTTCACAACTAGGCTTGCAGATGGTATCTTTATTATTCTAGATAAATGTCATAGTTCACCATGAGCATGTATATAAGTTTCTAATTCATAGAAGTGCGTGAAACCAACACAGACAAGTTTATTTTGTAGTAAGGAGGAAGCTGGAATGAAGACTGCAAAATTGCGAGAAGAAAAAGAGGTTCAGGATAGGCAACAGCACGCTGATATGGAAGcgcggaaaaatcaggaagaaaaTCTTCAACAGTTAAAAACCCGCGAGCAAGAGCTGGAGTCACAGGTGGAACAAATGCAAGCAAGGCAGGAAAAGATCGTGGAATCCTTACGGAAGCACAAGGAAGAGCGTGCCAGTGTAAAAAAGGATTTAAACAAGATGCAAGATGAACATCGGGAATCCAAGTTAGTTAACATCACCACTCTCCTTTACTTCAGATGACCTGGTATAATTATACTATACTCTGTGCACCCTCTTACGGTGAATGCACATACTCCCCGTTATCTGGGTCTAGGGATGGTTTAGTTGGTCATACAACTTTTCATGGCTGCATGACCGGAGTATTGTGCACCCACCTGTAAAGTAGAAACAAAATAAGCTGCTAAGAATCTATCCGTTGTCTCTTTCTTTTCTCTATAGATTTGTTTGAACTTCTTTTGTAGCAAGAATATATCTTTTCAATCAGTCACTCAAAGAGTAAAAACTTCATATTGCAGGAATAAGTATGAATCGTTGAAGGTAAAGATTAGTGAAGTCGAAAAAAAGTTGCGTGATCTAAAGGCCGATAAGTACGAAAATGAACGTGATGTAAGATTGTCTCAAGCAGTCGGCACTCTAAAGCGCCTTTTTCCTGGAGTCCATGGTCGCATAACTGATCTCTGTAGACCTACCCAAGTCAAATATAACCTTGCTGTTACTGTTGCCATGGGTAGATTTATGGATGCTGTCGTGGTTGAGGATGAACATACAGGAAAAGAATGTATTAAGGTATGCAGCATCTGTGTTAGTTTGTATTTGGCCTTTGTTGCTTTTAAGTGCTGCTTCCATGACAATTCTGCCTCCGCGGACCAGCATTGAATCTTTAGTCTTCATGTGGTGGAGTATAATGCGAACTATGTGACTGTATTTCTAAACTAGAAAATAGACTTGCTTAGATGGTTACTTGGAtgtttttatttctagttttaTAGATTCTCTTGCCACACACATTATTATGTGTTATCTGTACACATAAGGACTGTTTGTCCTCTTCACTTAGAATCTAGGATACTCGATGTATGACAGTATGACTTGGAGTTCTCGTTGATTCAAAGTTTCATCAGGATAGTCTATTTAACTGTTCCTACAGAGAATCTAAGATAGCACACTCAAATGCAGGTTGCAGATGTTGTTGACCGTGTTAGGTCTTTAATGATCAAACTTGATCAAACAATTCGTTGTTATTTAGGTCATGATTTCTTGCATTTGATATTCGTGTGCGTAAACAATCTATTTCCTTTTTGCAGTACCTGAAGCAACAGCAGCTTCCCCCTCAGACTTTTATACCTCTACAGTCAGTACGTGTGAAACCAGTTAGTGAGAAGTTGAGAACTTTGGGCGGAACTGCAAAGCTGATCTTTGATGTTATTCAATATCCTTTTTGCATAGCTTGTGCCGATGCTCATAATGGCACACTTCTCTTGGCCGGCATgaatttatgtatttgtaggctcCTCAGTCTGCTCCCTTATCTTTCGATTGTATATATGCCGAAATGGTCGTCCTTCGTATTGTGATGTAAGTTAATTATCTTTGTAAGCTTAACTATCATACATTCGACCCATCCTTGGAGAGGGCTATATTATATGCAGTGGGAAATACTCTGGTTTGCGACAAGCTTGAAGAAGCAAAGGATCTTAGCTGGAGCAGGGAGAGGTACAAGGGTAATGCTTATTTTTCTGCTCAGTGATCTCCAGTATCCAGTTTTTGATTTGCTTTCAAGCTAATTTTTGTTGATTGTGCTCTGCAGTGGTGACTGTCGATGGGATTCTTCTAACCAAGTCAGGTACAATGACTGGTGGGATTAGTGGCGGGATGGAGGCTAGGTCAAAGCAGTGGGATGATAAAGCAATTGGAGGTCACACTTCATATTGTTTAGTTGTTTAGTTGAAGTTAAGTTTCTAAACGGTAAGCATGTAAGTTCTAGCTTTAATTTATTGATTGCACAGATATCAAGAAAACCAAAGAACGGTATGAGTTGGAGATGGAAAGCCTTGGATCTATCAGAGAAATGCAGATGAAAGAGTCTGAGGCGTCTGGAAAAATCTCTGGTCTTGATAAGAAGATCCAGTACTCAGAAATCGAGAAGGTAACTGAATTCTTAAAATTACATAATCCCACTGGACACTATGAATTTAAGCTTTATGTTCTTAGTTTGGCCCATGAAAGTTTGAAGCGTTAGATTAATATAAATTGAGTATGAGTTGGTCACAACATTTGAGCTTAGGTCTACTACAGTTTTGTCAACACTCTAGCATGTTAGGTTGCTACTACAGCTATAGATTGATTTGTACTCTTGTTATAGTCTTGTGAAGTATTGATAACAATTGGAGTTTCTGATGTGCTTGTTTAATCGGAATATTTGCTATGCGTGTTTAAATGGAGTTTGCTGCTGCAGGTGAACATTAAGGACAAGCTTGCAAAGCTCAAGCAGGAAAAGCTTAatgttaaagaagaaattagtagGATTGAGCCTGAACTTCGAAAGGTGGTTTAATGATGCCTGTTATATCGTACCTTTATTTTCTAGCTCTTAGCACTGAGATTACGTAGAAATCCTACTGACTTGGATTGTTTTGTTACTTCAACTGCAGTTGCAAAACCAAACTGAGAAAAGGAAGAAAGATATGGAGAAGCTTGAAAACCGGATTAATGTGATTGTGGATCGCATTTATGATGAATTTAGTAAATCTGTGGGAGTGAACAATATCCGTGAATATGAAGAGAGTCAGCTCAAGCGTGCACAGCAAACAGCTGAAGAAAGGATCAGCATGAGTAACCAGATGTCGAAGTTGAAGTCCCAGTAAGTTTGTTTGATCTATGAGTTTATTGTTCTTATCATGTTAATCCCGTTACATAAGCGTATAATCTATCTGCCGTCACATTGACAAGCTTTTTTTACATATAAGGATAGATAAGGATAGATCCTTGACCCCCAAAAAAAAGCCTCACAGGCTGCTAGAACATAGGTGGTGCTATAATAGGTTAGTGTTCATCTACTGTAGGCATAAGCTGACAGTcaacttctatttttttttaccaGATTGGAGTATGAGCAGAAGAGAGACATGGACTCACGGATCAGGGAGCTAGAATCTAATCTTGACTCTTTGGACAAAGAGCTAAAACTGATTCAGACAAAAGAGGAGAAAGACAAACAAGGCACTGAAAAGTATACCAGTGAGATAGACCAATTGAATACAGAAGTTCAAGGTAAtatttactccctccgtcccagtattagttgacctatttattcttagattttgtcccataatagatgacctatatcactaaacaaggagatatttctaaaattatccttttaattgattattgttagtataagaaatatgcataatttgataggcatgtttatattcgttacataggtgttttaaaatgcttttcaatggtataaagtttgtgAACATCCGTGGCATAGTTTGAgagaaatcatttctaaattttactagttattatccataagggtatagttgtaaaaaatacttaaaattctcttttcccttccttgccttaagaattgtgcaaacttgaactaggtcatctaatagtgggacggagggagtattattcatATCCACAAATGTTATCAGTTCTAGGAGTCGGAAAGGTGTATGCTGTAATGTTCTGATAGTCAGCtggaaattgtttttgctttactTAGTATTCTAAATACCAATTTCCTGGGTATTTAGAATATTTTCCGCAGTTTCTTACTTCTTTTTTCTTAATATTGACTTGGAAATATGGTGGTTTGTTTTAATATAGAGTTGAAGTCCCAGTTGGATGTGTGTGAGAAGGTCATGCAGAAAATGAAGAAGCAACGGTCTAGCATTTTGACAAGAATAGGGGAATCCAGATCTCGGATAAATCCGAAGGTTATATTTTATGGAATTTTTATTTATCTCTCTGAAATTGTTTCCACGAAACACAATATTTATGAATTATATATCTCTGATATCGCAGGAGACGCAGATTGAACAATTACATTCACAGAGGCAAGAAATAATAGAAAAATGTGAACTAGAGCAGATAGAACTTCCTATTGTGGATGACCCAATGGAAACAGGATCGTCTATGCAGTTACCTGTTTTTGACTATAGCCAGCTAAGCAGATCACATCAGCAAGAGCTGCGCCCATCGGAGAGGGAGAAGCttgatttagaatttaaacacaaAATGGAtaacttagtctcagaaattgaACGAACAGCTCCCAATTTAAAGGCACTGGACCAATATGTAGCTCttcaagagaaggaaagagaagtGGTTGAAGAGTTTGAAGCTGCTAGGAAAGAAGAAAAGGAGATCACTGATAGGTACAATGCTGTCAAACAAAGAAGGTAAATTTCTTTATATTGTAGCATTAATCCAATCGAGTCTTTTTACTCTTTTTGCGTTTCACAGGATGATATGCTGATGACTGTCTATCTTAATTGCCACCCAGTTTGTGTAGTAAATTTGAACTGTGTGATGTATCTCAGCATATCTGAATAGTAAATACACGTTTGAAAATGTATTAATTCACTTGAcaatctcttaaaaaaaaataacacttCAGAAATGTACTTGACCATTTGTGTCATTCAGGTATGAGCTTTTTACAGAAGCTTTCAACCACATCTCCAGTAACATTGACAAGATTTACAAGCAACTTACAAAAAGTAGCACACATCAGCTTGGTGGAACTGCGTATCTAAATCTGGAAAATGAGGACGATCCTTTCTTACATGGCATCAAGTACACAGCCATGCCCCCAACAAAGCGTTTCCGTGACATGGAACAACTCTCTGGTGGGGAGAAGACCGTCGCAGCACTTGCACTGCTTTTCTCTATCCACAGGTAATGTACAAAATATATAACACTTAGTTTTCTATGTTTTTTTTGTTTAGTAAAGTAAACCCACCGGTCAGCGCTACTTGATTGACCGAATCATCTTGAAGATTCGGAAAGATGTTACCCCCTAAAATTTCTGTGGCTTATCTGAATATTTCTCTCTGTTGGCTTAGCTACAAGCCTTCTCCATTTTTCATCTTGGACGAGGTTGATGCTGCATTGGATAATTTGAACGTTGCCAAGGTTGCTGGCTTCATCAGGTCGAAATCATGCGAGAATAGTGTTAGACGTAGTGATAGTAGTAATCAAGAGGACTCTGAAGGTGGGAATGGATTCCAGAGTATTGTCATCTCTCTCAAGGATACCTTTTACGATAAGGCCCAAGCATTGGTTGGGGTTTACAGGGACTCCGAAAGAGGGTACAAAATCACACATTTATGCTCTATGTATATTCGTTACATTTCTTCCCccttagccgaactgttcttatgCACTT
Above is a genomic segment from Papaver somniferum cultivar HN1 chromosome 10, ASM357369v1, whole genome shotgun sequence containing:
- the LOC113318727 gene encoding structural maintenance of chromosomes protein 1-like; protein product: MPSLSYHGKIVRLELENFKSYKGLQVIGPFYDFTAIIGPNGAGKSNLMDAISFVLGVKSAHLRGAQLKDLIYAFDDKEKEQKNRKAFVKLVYQLSSGVELQFRRTITSAGGAEYRLDEKVVTWDEYNNKLKSLGILVKARNFLVFQGDVESIASKNPKELTGLLEHISGSDELKKEYEALEEQKGRAEEKSALVYNKKRTVVMERKQKKEQKEEAEKHNRLQDQLKALKKDHFLWQLLNIERDTVKTKAELEEEKKSLEEIMMNQEKYELEETEKRKEQSGHSKAITLCERKIAEKKVKLDKMQPELLKSKEELSRISSKIKSRKKELEKKKEERRKHGEEIKRLESDFHQISKKLDDLHEKSQHGSGKLQLEDNKVLEYHRIKEEAGMKTAKLREEKEVQDRQQHADMEARKNQEENLQQLKTREQELESQVEQMQARQEKIVESLRKHKEERASVKKDLNKMQDEHRESKNKYESLKVKISEVEKKLRDLKADKYENERDVRLSQAVGTLKRLFPGVHGRITDLCRPTQVKYNLAVTVAMGRFMDAVVVEDEHTGKECIKYLKQQQLPPQTFIPLQSVRVKPVSEKLRTLGGTAKLIFDVIQFDPSLERAILYAVGNTLVCDKLEEAKDLSWSRERYKVVTVDGILLTKSGTMTGGISGGMEARSKQWDDKAIGDIKKTKERYELEMESLGSIREMQMKESEASGKISGLDKKIQYSEIEKVNIKDKLAKLKQEKLNVKEEISRIEPELRKLQNQTEKRKKDMEKLENRINVIVDRIYDEFSKSVGVNNIREYEESQLKRAQQTAEERISMSNQMSKLKSQLEYEQKRDMDSRIRELESNLDSLDKELKLIQTKEEKDKQGTEKYTSEIDQLNTEVQELKSQLDVCEKVMQKMKKQRSSILTRIGESRSRINPKETQIEQLHSQRQEIIEKCELEQIELPIVDDPMETGSSMQLPVFDYSQLSRSHQQELRPSEREKLDLEFKHKMDNLVSEIERTAPNLKALDQYVALQEKEREVVEEFEAARKEEKEITDRYNAVKQRRYELFTEAFNHISSNIDKIYKQLTKSSTHQLGGTAYLNLENEDDPFLHGIKYTAMPPTKRFRDMEQLSGGEKTVAALALLFSIHSYKPSPFFILDEVDAALDNLNVAKVAGFIRSKSCENSVRRSDSSNQEDSEGGNGFQSIVISLKDTFYDKAQALVGVYRDSERGCSRTLTFDLTKYRE